DNA sequence from the Pleurocapsa sp. PCC 7319 genome:
AATTCCTGATTACGGAAGTGGACTGACTTTTCCTCTTCTTCCTCAAAAGATGAAGTTTACTGCCGATTTGATAAAGGAATTCTTGAAAAAGTAGTCCAACTATGAACCAAGGTTCTATCAAATACCGCCTCCATAGTCTTTTAGGTTCATTGATGAGGCGATACAGCCACTCTAGACATATTTTTCCCATCCAACGAGGAGGAGTTGCTACTGCTCCGGCTACATAGTCTATGCAAGCACCACTAGGAAGAATAGCATTAGTCTCGATCTTTTCGATATTATCGAGAATCCATTGTTCCTGACGAGGCATTCCCATCCCTACCATCAAGATATGAGGCTGATAAGCATTTATTTTACCTAAGATTACCTGGTTTTCTGAGCTATTTAGGTCAAAATGACCATTTACAGTAACCATTTGCAAACCTGGATACTTATCCTGTAGAATCTGAGCTCCTTTGTCAGCAATTCCTGGTTTAGAACCCAAATATAAGATACGCCAACCTTGTTGTGAGGCCTCTGCTATCAAAGACCATACCCAATCTGCATAAGTAACACGGTGTTTTCTTTTGCAGGGGAGACGAAAAAATTTACCTAAAAAGACTAAAGCCATACCGTCTATATGAATATAATCTGCAATACCGTAAAAGTCTCTCATTTTAGGATTGTGATGATAAATATACAGACTGTTGAGATTATGGTTAGCAATAATCCACTTGGTGTTGAGCGCAATAGCTTCACTAATTAAGGCGTTAAGCTGGGTCATACTAAGCAGGTTTATTCTAACGCCGAGCAACTCGTACCATTTATTTTTCATAATTTCTTTTATCAGAAGAAAATCGTACAGCTAAACTGAATAAAATAGTTAAATTGAGTGTCATGAATGCACCACAACTAGCTTGATTCGTCAAATCTTTACTGAATCAGGAAGAAGATTAAATGTTATTTGTAAAGTAAATAAGTTGAATCACTAAAAGTAAGTTAAGTAGTCAGGCAGATTGATTTATAAAATGCCAACAAGTAAATCAATACACTCTGAAACAATTAGACTAAAAGTTACCCAAATTTTGGTTTTACATTTTATTGTGCCTTTCTACCTAACTTAGGAAACATCATCAGCCAAAATTCTCCGAGAAAATACGTACGTGATATTACTGATCTAGTTAAACGACCACGAGCTTAAACGCTATTTCAGAAAACGACAAGAGTTATAACCAGATTGTTACAAATCTACAAATAAAAATATTAGTACATCACAAACATGAATA
Encoded proteins:
- a CDS encoding WecB/TagA/CpsF family glycosyltransferase — protein: MKNKWYELLGVRINLLSMTQLNALISEAIALNTKWIIANHNLNSLYIYHHNPKMRDFYGIADYIHIDGMALVFLGKFFRLPCKRKHRVTYADWVWSLIAEASQQGWRILYLGSKPGIADKGAQILQDKYPGLQMVTVNGHFDLNSSENQVILGKINAYQPHILMVGMGMPRQEQWILDNIEKIETNAILPSGACIDYVAGAVATPPRWMGKICLEWLYRLINEPKRLWRRYLIEPWFIVGLLFQEFLYQIGSKLHLLRKKRKSQSTSVIRN